Proteins from a genomic interval of Synechococcus sp. A15-28:
- a CDS encoding glycosyltransferase — protein MLTLLCRDEADILESMLRFHLAQGVDRIIATDNGSVDGSLEILKRFERRGQLTLLQEPEHTHDQAVWVTRMARMAAAMGADWVINSDADEFWWPEQGSLKSSLTQVPESIKGVLVERTNFLPPVRNIADKTPFYQRQTLRERVSRNSLGKPLPPKLIHRAHAGIEISDGNHGAGVDGTPISAIENAGIEILHVPIRSYAQLERKIRQGTEALQRNKRVSAGIGDSWRKIYANHLSQGTLPAYYDSLRPKPAALAAQLVRGELIDDRRLLKALGNPLPRVAVITPYYKEPLAQLRQCHDSVLAQSEPCLHVLVADGHRRRRINHWRAEHVRLPRSHGDIGSTPRLIGSYHAIGLGVDAVAFLDGDNWYRPDHIASLLAEMDQHQADFVSSSRTLCRLDGTVMGPCPLTDPERFIDTNAMLFGRGSFHLLHQWVLMPPYGHLIGDRIMLHHLKNAGLKRQHLNQVSVFYRCAKAGLYRQMKEPIPEGVQPRPDYETSFRQWESDGQPPL, from the coding sequence GTGCTAACACTGCTCTGCCGGGATGAAGCCGACATCCTTGAGAGCATGCTGCGCTTCCATCTGGCCCAGGGGGTGGACCGGATCATCGCCACCGACAACGGTTCGGTGGACGGCAGCCTGGAGATCCTTAAGCGGTTCGAACGCCGCGGTCAGCTGACACTGCTGCAGGAACCGGAGCACACCCACGACCAGGCCGTGTGGGTGACCCGCATGGCGCGCATGGCGGCGGCGATGGGGGCGGACTGGGTGATCAACAGCGATGCGGATGAGTTCTGGTGGCCGGAGCAAGGCAGCCTGAAATCCAGCCTGACCCAGGTGCCGGAAAGTATTAAGGGAGTGCTGGTGGAGCGCACCAACTTTCTGCCACCGGTGCGGAACATCGCGGACAAAACGCCGTTTTATCAACGCCAGACCCTGCGGGAACGGGTCTCACGCAACAGCCTCGGCAAGCCACTGCCCCCCAAGCTGATTCATCGCGCCCATGCTGGGATTGAGATCAGCGATGGCAACCACGGCGCCGGGGTGGATGGAACGCCCATCAGCGCGATAGAGAACGCCGGCATCGAGATCCTGCATGTGCCCATTCGCAGCTATGCGCAGCTCGAACGCAAAATCCGACAGGGAACGGAGGCTCTACAGCGCAACAAACGCGTTAGTGCGGGCATCGGTGACAGCTGGCGAAAGATCTACGCGAATCACCTCAGTCAGGGAACCCTGCCGGCCTATTACGACAGCCTCCGGCCCAAACCTGCCGCGCTCGCAGCCCAACTGGTGCGCGGTGAGCTGATTGACGACCGGCGACTGCTAAAGGCCCTGGGCAATCCCCTGCCCCGGGTGGCCGTGATCACGCCTTACTACAAGGAACCCCTGGCCCAGCTGCGCCAGTGCCACGACAGCGTGCTGGCCCAGAGCGAGCCCTGCCTGCATGTGCTGGTGGCCGACGGCCACCGCCGCAGGCGGATCAACCATTGGCGTGCCGAGCACGTGCGGCTACCGCGCAGCCATGGTGATATCGGATCGACACCGCGCTTGATCGGCAGCTATCACGCCATCGGCCTTGGGGTGGACGCCGTGGCCTTCCTCGATGGTGACAACTGGTACAGGCCAGACCACATCGCCAGCCTGCTAGCAGAGATGGACCAGCACCAGGCCGACTTCGTCTCCTCCAGCCGCACCCTCTGCCGCCTGGACGGCACGGTGATGGGCCCCTGCCCGCTCACCGATCCGGAGCGGTTCATTGACACCAACGCGATGCTGTTTGGCCGGGGCTCCTTCCATCTTCTGCACCAGTGGGTGCTGATGCCGCCCTACGGCCACCTGATTGGCGACCGGATCATGCTGCATCACCTCAAAAATGCTGGACTTAAGCGCCAGCACCTGAACCAAGTTTCTGTGTTTTACCGCTGTGCCAAGGCAGGGCTCTACAGGCAGATGAAAGAGCCGATTCCTGAAGGAGTGCAACCGAGACCGGATTACGAAACTTCCTTCCGTCAGTGGGAGAGCGATGGTCAGCCGCCGCTCTGA
- the secA gene encoding preprotein translocase subunit SecA: MLKLLLGDSNARKLKRYQPIVSDIGLLEDDVSRLPDDDLRRKTFSFKERLFSAGSLENQRLILDEILPEAFAVVREAGKRVLGMRHFDVQLIGGMVLHEGQIAEMKTGEGKTLVATLPSYLNALTGRGVHVVTVNDYLARRDAEWMGQVHRFLGLSVGLIQQDMRPEERRRNYNCDITYATNSELGFDYLRDNMAADISEVVQREFQYCVIDEVDSILIDEARTPLIISGQVERPQEKYQQAAQVAEALERAAELGKDGIDPEGDYEVDEKQRSCTLTDDGFAKAEKMLGVADLFNPQDPWAHYITNALKAKELFVKDVNYIVRDGEAVIVDEFTGRVMPGRRWSDGQHQAIEAKEALQIQPETQTLASITYQNFFLLYPRLAGMTGTAKTEEVEFEKTYKLETTIVPTNRVRARQDWADQVYKTETAKWRAVANETAEIHKNGRPVLVGTTSVEKSELLSSLLAEQGIPHNLLNAKPENVERESEIVAQAGRAGAVTIATNMAGRGTDIILGGNSDYMARLKLREVLLGRLVKPEDDHNPPLPLQRSTAAAGFSDAAAPALPRSGESLYPCQLTDDTDHVLGQLARDLVKAWGDRALSVIELEERIATAAEKAPTDDPQIQGLREAIARVKGEYDAVVKQEEARVREAGGLHVIGTERHESRRVDNQLRGRAGRQGDPGSTRFFLSLGDNLLRIFGGDRVAGLMNAFRVEEDMPIESGMLTRSLEGAQKKVETYYYDIRKQVFEYDEVMNNQRRAVYSERRRVLDGRALKKQVIGYGERTMGEIVEAYVNPDLPPEEWDLDQLVGKVKEFIYLLEDLTPDQVRGLGMEELKAFLHEQLRNAYDLKEGQVEQQRPGLMREAERFFILQQIDTLWREHLQAMDALRESVGLRGYGQKDPLIEYKNEGYDMFLEMMTNMRRNVIYSMFMFQPANPQSGG; this comes from the coding sequence ATGCTCAAGCTCCTGCTGGGTGATTCCAACGCCCGCAAGCTGAAGCGGTATCAGCCGATTGTTTCGGATATTGGTTTGTTAGAGGATGACGTTTCAAGGCTTCCCGATGACGACTTAAGGCGCAAAACCTTTTCATTTAAGGAGCGCCTCTTTAGTGCTGGATCTCTTGAAAACCAGCGACTTATTTTAGATGAAATATTGCCCGAGGCCTTTGCTGTAGTTCGTGAAGCCGGCAAACGTGTTCTGGGTATGCGGCATTTCGACGTTCAGCTGATTGGCGGGATGGTTCTTCATGAGGGTCAGATCGCTGAAATGAAGACTGGCGAAGGGAAAACACTAGTTGCCACGCTGCCCAGCTATCTCAATGCACTGACTGGCCGGGGTGTGCATGTAGTTACTGTAAATGACTATCTAGCACGCCGCGATGCTGAATGGATGGGGCAGGTGCACCGTTTTCTAGGTTTATCCGTGGGACTTATCCAGCAGGATATGCGTCCTGAGGAACGAAGGCGTAATTACAACTGTGACATCACCTACGCCACCAACTCCGAGTTGGGTTTTGATTACCTGCGGGACAATATGGCCGCAGACATTAGTGAAGTTGTCCAGCGCGAGTTTCAGTACTGCGTGATCGATGAAGTTGATTCGATCCTGATTGATGAGGCCCGCACGCCTCTCATCATTTCCGGGCAAGTGGAGCGTCCCCAGGAGAAGTATCAGCAGGCAGCACAGGTTGCTGAGGCCTTGGAGCGGGCCGCCGAACTGGGCAAGGATGGCATTGATCCGGAGGGTGATTACGAGGTTGATGAAAAGCAGCGCAGCTGCACCCTTACCGACGATGGCTTCGCGAAAGCCGAGAAGATGCTTGGGGTGGCAGATCTGTTCAATCCTCAGGATCCCTGGGCTCACTACATCACCAATGCCCTCAAGGCCAAAGAGCTGTTTGTCAAAGACGTGAACTACATTGTTCGCGATGGCGAGGCGGTGATTGTCGATGAATTCACTGGTCGCGTGATGCCAGGACGCCGCTGGAGTGACGGCCAGCACCAAGCCATTGAGGCCAAGGAGGCCCTGCAGATCCAACCGGAAACGCAGACTCTCGCTTCCATCACGTATCAGAACTTTTTCCTGCTCTATCCCCGCTTGGCCGGCATGACCGGTACCGCCAAGACAGAAGAGGTGGAATTCGAGAAGACCTACAAACTCGAAACCACAATCGTTCCCACCAATCGGGTGCGGGCCCGTCAGGACTGGGCTGATCAGGTGTACAAAACCGAGACTGCTAAGTGGCGCGCTGTCGCCAACGAAACAGCTGAGATTCATAAGAACGGACGGCCTGTGCTTGTTGGCACGACTTCAGTGGAGAAGAGCGAGTTGCTGAGTTCCCTGCTGGCTGAGCAGGGGATTCCGCACAACCTGCTTAACGCCAAGCCAGAGAACGTGGAGCGTGAATCGGAGATTGTGGCCCAAGCGGGTCGGGCCGGTGCGGTGACGATCGCCACCAACATGGCGGGCCGGGGCACCGACATTATTCTGGGCGGCAATAGCGACTACATGGCGCGTCTTAAGTTGCGGGAGGTGCTGCTCGGCCGTCTGGTTAAGCCGGAGGACGACCACAATCCTCCGCTGCCCCTGCAACGCAGTACCGCCGCTGCTGGTTTCTCCGATGCTGCAGCTCCAGCACTGCCCCGCAGCGGTGAGAGCCTCTACCCCTGCCAGCTCACCGACGACACCGATCACGTCCTCGGCCAGTTGGCCCGTGATCTTGTCAAGGCCTGGGGTGATCGGGCCCTCAGCGTGATTGAGCTGGAGGAGCGTATTGCCACCGCCGCTGAAAAAGCCCCCACCGACGATCCCCAGATCCAAGGGCTGCGCGAGGCGATCGCCCGGGTGAAGGGGGAATACGACGCGGTGGTGAAGCAGGAGGAAGCCCGGGTGCGTGAGGCCGGCGGCCTGCATGTGATTGGCACCGAACGTCATGAGTCCCGCCGGGTGGATAACCAACTGCGTGGTCGGGCTGGGCGACAGGGCGACCCCGGCTCCACCCGTTTCTTCCTTTCCTTGGGAGACAACCTGCTGCGAATCTTCGGGGGTGACCGCGTTGCCGGCCTAATGAATGCTTTCCGCGTAGAAGAAGACATGCCGATCGAATCCGGCATGCTCACCCGCTCGCTTGAAGGGGCCCAAAAGAAGGTGGAGACCTACTACTACGACATCCGCAAGCAGGTGTTCGAGTACGACGAGGTGATGAACAACCAGCGGCGTGCGGTGTATTCCGAACGTCGGCGGGTACTGGATGGTCGCGCCCTCAAGAAGCAGGTGATCGGCTACGGCGAACGCACAATGGGCGAGATTGTGGAGGCCTATGTGAATCCCGATCTGCCGCCAGAGGAATGGGATCTCGATCAGCTCGTCGGCAAGGTGAAGGAGTTCATTTATCTGCTGGAAGATCTCACCCCCGATCAGGTGCGGGGTCTGGGCATGGAAGAGCTCAAGGCCTTTTTGCATGAGCAGCTGCGCAACGCCTACGACCTCAAGGAGGGCCAGGTCGAACAACAACGCCCAGGGCTGATGCGGGAGGCTGAGCGTTTCTTCATCCTTCAGCAGATCGACACACTCTGGCGGGAACATCTCCAGGCCATGGATGCCCTGCGCGAATCTGTTGGCCTACGTGGCTACGGACAAAAAGATCCTCTGATCGAATACAAGAACGAGGGATACGACATGTTCCTCGAGATGATGACCAATATGCGTCGCAACGTGATTTATTCAATGTTCATGTTCCAGCCCGCCAATCCTCAGAGCGGCGGCTGA
- a CDS encoding glycosyltransferase produces MRFWLALHPDVAKPIGGVKQMHRLSEHLSSLGYTSTIIQEDSSFHPGWFESEVNTISLKQWNSLTDLSKFRDVIILPETYVRFFRSYSRGLPLVIFNQNGSYTFGESDPVKNRISPKFVFDSYNFRNVIQILCVSEHDKNLLSVFCDMPDERISLIVNGLDNFSCSNSIKKHNIISFMPRKNSFDAGIVMRLLSIQPFSSNFKFYPIANASHQEVMNVLQKSLIFLSFGHPEGFGLPVAEALASGCSVVGYTGLGGRELFDKVLRYNVAFPVENGDWPAFVNGVSSVVSRYKHDHSNFVGDLAKSSTLIRQSYSDLAMQDSIKSAVFSIEKNLSRFLSSDSDASSFAF; encoded by the coding sequence ATGCGTTTTTGGCTTGCTTTGCATCCTGATGTCGCCAAGCCTATTGGAGGCGTAAAGCAGATGCATCGTTTGTCAGAACATCTTTCTTCTCTTGGCTATACCTCTACAATTATCCAAGAAGATTCTTCTTTCCATCCTGGTTGGTTTGAAAGTGAGGTAAATACCATAAGTCTCAAGCAATGGAACTCTCTGACAGATCTCTCTAAATTTCGCGATGTTATTATATTGCCTGAAACATATGTTCGGTTTTTTAGATCATATTCTCGTGGTTTGCCACTTGTTATTTTCAATCAAAATGGTTCATACACCTTCGGTGAGTCTGATCCTGTCAAAAATCGAATTTCCCCAAAATTTGTATTTGATTCGTATAATTTCCGTAATGTCATTCAGATTCTATGCGTTTCTGAACATGACAAGAACCTCCTGTCTGTTTTTTGTGATATGCCCGATGAGCGTATAAGTCTTATCGTTAATGGACTAGATAATTTTTCTTGCTCTAACTCAATCAAGAAGCATAATATAATTTCATTCATGCCTCGCAAGAATAGTTTTGATGCTGGTATTGTAATGCGACTATTGTCAATTCAACCCTTTTCTAGTAACTTTAAATTTTACCCAATTGCGAATGCCTCTCATCAAGAAGTTATGAATGTTCTTCAGAAATCCCTGATTTTTCTCTCTTTTGGCCATCCAGAAGGTTTTGGACTGCCGGTTGCAGAAGCTCTTGCCTCAGGATGTTCTGTTGTTGGGTATACAGGCCTTGGTGGTCGGGAGCTTTTCGATAAAGTTTTGCGTTATAACGTGGCATTCCCTGTCGAGAATGGTGATTGGCCTGCATTTGTTAATGGTGTTTCTAGTGTTGTCAGCCGTTACAAGCATGACCACTCTAATTTTGTGGGCGATCTTGCTAAATCTTCCACCCTTATCAGGCAAAGCTACTCAGATCTTGCAATGCAAGATTCTATCAAATCTGCTGTGTTTTCTATAGAAAAGAACCTATCTCGCTTCTTGTCTTCCGATTCCGATGCAAGTTCCTTTGCTTTTTAA